Part of the Apostichopus japonicus isolate 1M-3 chromosome 18, ASM3797524v1, whole genome shotgun sequence genome, aatataaactagaaaaccAAGGAAAAGGTCAAAAgttatacatttatatttatttgcatGTATGCTGGTAAGAAGTCacttaacatttattttgtCTTCTATTTAAATATATGAGACTTCTGGATATGAAATTGAAGAAACAATAATCTTTCAGTTGATAAGGCACATGCAGAAAACTGCTGTGGTTTATAATGTTGAGTATATAACCCATGCATGCTGATAAGCGAGTAGGAAAAGTATTCAAAATTGACCTTAAAAACTGACCTTCTAATGTCCCacattttgatttgtttatcGTAACCACCTGACAGCAGTTGGTGTTGGTTGTCAGGTGACCAGGCAACAGACGACACCCAGCCTGCATGATGAGTCAACGATGAGTGCACCACAGAACCTGATTTTTCTCTGGGGTCCCATAACCGAACGTGTCTGTCAACACTTCCTGAAGCTAACAGTTTACTCAAAGGGGAGTAAGAAATGCTAAGAAAAGCTTTAGTACCAGTCTGtcaagacaaaacaaaaaccaaattgTGTTATTAACATGGTTAAAAGCAACACATTTAGAGTTGTAACAACAGAAGATGTTTGTCAGTGTGGGATATCATCTGGAGTACAACCACCTTGTTGATGAACAGTTCATATTTTAACAGTTTATGACGCAGTACATTGGATGTACTAAAAAGCCATGTTATAAATAGCATTTGTTATCTGGCAAAGTACATAAGGCAAACTCAAATACAACATATAAAGTCAACTGTTATTTAATTCTTCATAGGACCTGTTTGGGTATATGGACTATATACGTTGCTGTCCATTTGTGAATAAATTGATCCTTTTATCAAAAgatctataaatatatgtttaacatatataaacacaaaCCAGAGAGGATGTGTGGGTTGCTGTGGTAACATCCCATATGTTCATTGTGTGGTCCCATGATGCACTGCATACTTCGTTTTCACCAATCCAGAGCACAGATGAGACAGCTTCTTTATGGCCTTCAAGAGTAATGAGAGGTGTCTGCTCGGAGAGGAACCAAATATTTAGGATTAAATGCTGGCAACTAATGAGTAATACATCTGGCTCTGTGCATTTCATATACAGTTTCAATGTCGAAATTGGGGATAACGTTCCCGGATTTCTTCAAAGCAGAGAATTATGTTTGGCCAAAACTGTACTGTCTACTGGAACAATGTTCAAAAGACCTTTAAAATTTCTAGAATGTCTGTTAATAAAAATAGATCACCTAGACATACAAGTTGTCATAGCAGGCTttgcctagcctagcctattaTTATCATAAGAATCAAGAATGTTGTGTAATTTTCAATTATCATGTTGTGACAAGTACTTGAGCCTGTGTGACCTGCTCTAGTGTTCAGTCTAGTATATAATGGAAAACTTGATGATTTATCCCAAACAGAATGACAGTTTCCTTAAATGATTCagagagtttttttttcatactatAATACACATTCTTATCACACTTGTTAAAGTATCAATTTGCTGGTTACCCTGGTAGCAGGCTTTGGATTTTCTGTTTTGACTTTCTTTCGTTCTTGTTCGCTTTCTTCGGATGGATTATCTTCAATTTCTGTCGGTattcaaaagaaaaagaaaactcaaaacTTGTCAACCTTTCATAACTGTTTGAATGATTCTACACAAACTCCACAAATACGATCCTAATCACATAAATGGAGGTACACCATTAACAGTACACTATTGAAATGGTGTTTCTCGTTACTTTTCGTCTCAGCATAGGAGAAAGCAATGATGATGatcaaatgatttattttttctccATGTTTTATCATTGTAATGGTTTAACTTGAGACACTGTCTCTGAAGCACTGCTGTTCAAGACTAGCTACAGTTAATTTCATGCTCATCTTACTACAGAAAtgtaaaaatgtttgtttagaTGCACAGTACTGTACCTGTTGACCATATTTTGATAGTTTTGTCGAATGATGCACTGCATATCTGTAATAGATTCATAGAAAGCAAACAACTTATTGATATGTGAAGTCTTGTAACGAAGCTCAAACAAACCAAACATTAATAAATCATTCCTTAAGAACATCAACTTTTAAGCTCTACAATTCCAGAAAACAGGCTACCAAtgaatttaatatttcagtaaaCCAAAGACGACTTTCACTACCAATAACAGCATTTACTGAAGAAACAAGAGGCCAATCGCAAAATCACTTTAATGAGTACTTCCTTATGGCTGCATAACAACTtttaaattcatgaatattgcACTGAACAAAACACCATGACTTCTGACCTAAGACATTTCAACtacaatacatattttgacAATATTACTTAATTTTGATGGTTGCATGTCTATTCAACATTTGCCCTCTTGTTTctacattttttctttaatttctagATGGCTATGCACACATTAACAAAATgctaaataacaaataaaatgaattgcCTGTTTTCACCTCAGGTCcttgaaatatatgtattttgtagtATTTCCTTGTTTGACATGGCAAATGCTGTGTAATTAGCTTGGTTAATGAAGCTTAATCAAATTCATACAGGTTCAAGGCTAACATCATTGAGTTACCTGCACTATTGAAGGCTTGCAAGTTCATTTTGAACAGATGCTTAAGATGTAAGACAAGTTAAACAAACACATTACACTTGTGTTTCTTAACATGTTCTACTTCTCACACTCTTAGAAATGTAAAATGAACTTCTGCATCCCCTTAGCCATATGTGGATGAATGCTTTGTGCATTAAGCTTAGGGCCCTTGGTGGGATCCACACACCTACTTTTGTGACCTAGGGACCCTGGAAGTCAACTCATTTTGGTGCAATGTAGGAGTTAGAGACTGCTTAAAGTAGCGCACACATCTGATTTTACAGATCACATACAGAAAGTAAATTAAATTTGCATCCTTGATAAAATTAAATGATACATTACACCTACAAACAATGTGTAACATtataactttgaaaatgttggtcTATCAGAGAACCCTTATATTTAACTGGCCAGAAATGGGTTTAATGAAAGAGCTGAATCTAAGCTTTCATTTGCTAGTATAACACATTTAATGGGCTATGCTGAAGCACTTGGATATGAAAATGAGTGTTTTAAATGGACACTCCAGCTTGTGACAGTctcagggatgtgctcacgcCGGGCGGCAGCGGGCCGCTGCGCCCTGCAGTgctgaatgccgcccagcacagacagtattttaaacattttggcCCGGCACTATATTTGATGATTAATATAACAACTTTTACCGTTACCAAAATATGGGAGAATACTTGACACAGAAGTTAGCTCTGGAACAGGAAAAAGAACATCTAAGCATACTTGCAAACTTTGCCAAAGGGGAGTGGGATACCCCacccattagacccctcccccaggatgtggatcacactaccgtaCAAACACATccagcactcaaatattcctgagcacatcctgCAGGCTGTTGCAACCCACCATTAAATTAGAAATTACTGAAACTACTGAAATTGCTTCTTCAGGAACTGTTTTGTTGATACCTTTAGCTTTGTACCCCACAGAGCCTTTGCCTGGCACCCCAGGTTAACGACCACTGCCTTACACTTTCACAATATAATTTACGAGGTATTCCATAGCAAAATGCTATTCATAATAAGGCAGACTGCTACATAATTGCCACAACTGACAGTAAGTTCGCACCTCAAAGGCTTAGTACTTTCAACCTTTCATGACTAACAAACTTAATAACCTGCAAACTGCTACACAACCTGTGAGTACTAAATGATTCTCTGCCTTAAAGGTCtggacacctagccaatttctcccatattcagtacatttttTGTGTAGGATagtctcattcaaaatctgttgaaatgttTTGGCAAGCTCTTTTCGATTCCAAGatttacacatttgaagttttgataaatctggggaaactcatcaaatatgtgcaaactatgacatagagtgttgcactcatcaaaatttcttagtTTAGCCCTTGTTAGGTTAACCCCTAATTACAGCCCACATTCATTAAtggaataatgtgatgttcctttcTTCAGAGAAGActataaaatatttccaaattttTTGTTAGGCCACCAACCtttgttcagtgtccttgaaacaaagCTTGTAACACAAAGATgtataacataacagaaaactaggcagtcactccttttacatcatcaatgtgaaTAGTTagctcatgtttattcataaatgaaactaGATGAAATCAACCATAGAGACTAACCCTGCTGCCACTGGAGTCTACTGCCAGAGAATCGACACTCCTGGAATGTCCTCTGCAGCAGTACAGACATCTGTGTGTGTTTGAGTCTTCCTTCCATTCCCACAGAAGGAGAGTCTGGTCATGTGATCCACTCGCAAACAGACTCCTATCTTCTTCTGAATGAATAGAAACAAGTCAATAATTACCAGAGTGACCACTCTCTCCGATAGGGTTACTTTATGTAACTAATAACATTAACTTTGGCAACTTTTGAAGAGGATTGGCTACTAAACTTTTATAGAAATGTAGTTGATCAGCTTAATGAGCTACATGTTGACCTGTCACACATCATCAAAGCAATCTGCCATTCAAATACAACACTTGTCAAACTTCAGGCAtttaaaatgttcaaatgttttACCTCTGCTAAACCTTTTGATGAAGCTAATAACATGAAGAACCTTGTCCTCACTATGCTAAAATCACATGCAAAGTATTAAAtctatacagtactgtacattgtttaCTGTACAATACGTTGCATAGAGGGTTTCAGGAACTAACTGTTGATttaaaatgacttttgacctccatcaaacacattttaattttctctgCTTTCAGATATAGTCCATCGGGGCAGGCCTCAAAATGTGCTTAAAAAACGAGtttcgttgcacatatttagtaccaaggtttgttggttggaagtGGTAGAGGGATGTCCTGGGAACATTTTTCACGATGTTGGATGAttggagaggtgttatttttcgagtaaacaacaaacaaatgacgtcactcttatacgGTGTACGATGATTACAACaaagcagttccttgtcacagcaacaCGAAAACGG contains:
- the LOC139958488 gene encoding ribosome biogenesis protein WDR12-like yields the protein MASAIPGSDGSRLQARFFTAQKKYSVADTPFSVPANIVVSDLSDLINKLLLQDKTEQEHKQVDFDFLINGEFLRLSLGEHLEEKGVSTETVVDIEYVEKFPSPKPVGSVLHDDWISTVRGHSGRILTGCYDNHVRLWNKDGSAIATLEYHSEPVKSVAWIKNEEDRSLFASGSHDQTLLLWEWKEDSNTHRCLYCCRGHSRSVDSLAVDSSGSRICSASFDKTIKIWSTEIEDNPSEESEQERKKVKTENPKPATRTPLITLEGHKEAVSSVLWIGENEVCSASWDHTMNIWDVTTATHTSSLTGTKAFLSISYSPLSKLLASGSVDRHVRLWDPREKSGSVVHSSLTHHAGWVSSVAWSPDNQHQLLSGGYDKQIKMWDIRSPKAPLFDMSGIKDKVLAVDWSIAELLLCGAADNNLHIFSSGGVRISPSEEGDAMER